The genomic DNA TGAAGCTCAGAGCGTCCTCACGGCCGCAAACAAGTCTACCCGCTACCGCCGTGGGGCTGCGGTTATGAGTCCGTCCTCGAGAAATGCGGCAGCGCGTTCCCCGCGATCACGTCGCGGTAGAAGTACGCCGCCGGCCGCGGCCGGCGCGCGAGCGTGCCGGGCGCCAGCCCGATCAGCCCGAAGTGGCGGGCCCAGCCCTCCGCCCATTCGAAGT from Deltaproteobacteria bacterium includes the following:
- a CDS encoding glycosyl hydrolase family protein codes for the protein DEDARTRYLGAHLAQVADAIAAGADVRGYFYWSLMDNFEWAEGWARHFGLIGLAPGTLARRPRPAAYFYRDVIAGNALPHFSRTDS